A single region of the Winslowiella toletana genome encodes:
- the atpH gene encoding F0F1 ATP synthase subunit delta: protein MSEFVTVARPYAKAAFDFAVEHQSVDRWQQMLAFAAEVASNEQMTELLSGALAPEATSASFNAICGDQLDDAGQNLIKVMAENGRLQALPDVLAQYIQLRAAYDATAEVEVISASTLSDEQLSKISTAMEKRLSRKVKLKCKIDKSVMAGVIIRSGDMVIDGSVRGRLERLADVLQS from the coding sequence ATGTCTGAATTTGTAACTGTAGCTCGCCCCTACGCCAAAGCAGCTTTTGACTTTGCTGTTGAGCATCAAAGTGTCGATCGCTGGCAGCAGATGCTGGCGTTTGCCGCTGAAGTGGCAAGCAATGAACAGATGACAGAACTTCTCTCCGGCGCATTGGCGCCGGAAGCTACGTCTGCATCTTTCAATGCAATCTGTGGTGATCAACTCGATGACGCAGGCCAGAACCTGATTAAGGTGATGGCAGAAAACGGACGTTTACAAGCGCTCCCGGATGTTCTGGCTCAGTATATTCAACTGCGTGCCGCATATGATGCGACCGCTGAAGTTGAAGTCATCTCCGCCAGCACTCTGAGTGACGAACAGCTGAGTAAAATCAGCACCGCGATGGAAAAACGTCTGTCACGCAAAGTTAAGCTGAAATGCAAAATTGATAAGTCTGTAATGGCAGGCGTTATCATCCGCTCGGGTGATATGGTGATTGATGGCAGCGTACGCGGCCGTCTTGAGCGTCTGGCAGACGTCTTGCAGTCTTAA
- the atpA gene encoding F0F1 ATP synthase subunit alpha gives MQLNSTEISELIKQRIAQFNVVSEAHNEGTIVSVSDGIIRVHGLADVMQGEMIALPGNRYAIALNLERDSVGAVVMGPYSDLAEGMKVKCTGRILEVPVGRGLLGRVVNTLGAPIDGKGAIDNDGFSPIEVIAPGVIERQGVDQPVQTGYKSVDAMIPIGRGQRELIIGDRQTGKTAMAIDAIINQRDSGIKCVYVAIGQKASTISNVVRKLEEHNALANTIVVVATASESAALQYLAPYAGCAMGEYFRDRGEDALIVYDDLSKQAVAYRQVSLLLRRPPGREAFPGDVFYLHSRLLERASRVNAEYVEAFTKGEVKGKTGSLTALPIIETQAGDVSAFVPTNVISITDGQIFLETNLFNSGIRPAVNPGISVSRVGGAAQTKIIKKLSGGIRTALAQYRELAAFSQFASDLDEATRKQLSHGQKVTELLKQKQYAPMSVAQQGLVLFAAERGFLNDVELAKIGSFEAALLAYADRDHVELMAEINQSGNYNNEIEEKLKGLLETFKATQSW, from the coding sequence ATGCAACTGAATTCCACCGAAATCAGCGAACTGATCAAGCAGCGCATTGCTCAGTTCAATGTCGTGAGTGAAGCTCACAACGAAGGTACTATTGTTTCTGTAAGTGACGGTATCATCCGCGTACACGGCCTGGCCGATGTGATGCAGGGTGAGATGATTGCCCTGCCGGGTAACCGTTACGCTATCGCACTGAACCTCGAGCGCGACTCGGTAGGTGCAGTAGTTATGGGCCCATACTCTGACCTCGCCGAAGGCATGAAAGTTAAGTGTACTGGCCGTATTCTGGAAGTTCCTGTCGGTCGTGGCCTGCTGGGCCGCGTGGTGAACACCCTGGGTGCACCAATCGATGGCAAAGGCGCCATTGATAACGACGGCTTCTCGCCAATCGAAGTGATTGCACCAGGCGTTATCGAGCGCCAGGGTGTTGACCAGCCTGTACAGACTGGTTACAAATCCGTCGATGCAATGATTCCAATCGGCCGTGGCCAGCGTGAGCTGATCATCGGTGACCGTCAGACCGGTAAAACCGCGATGGCGATCGATGCGATCATCAACCAGCGTGATTCCGGTATTAAATGCGTGTACGTGGCTATCGGCCAGAAAGCGTCCACCATTTCTAACGTGGTTCGTAAGCTGGAAGAACACAACGCGCTGGCTAACACCATCGTTGTGGTTGCTACCGCATCAGAATCTGCTGCACTGCAGTACCTGGCACCGTATGCCGGTTGTGCAATGGGCGAATATTTCCGTGACCGCGGTGAAGATGCGCTGATCGTATACGATGACCTGTCTAAACAGGCTGTTGCTTACCGTCAGGTTTCCCTGCTGCTGCGTCGTCCACCGGGTCGTGAAGCATTCCCTGGTGACGTGTTCTACCTCCACTCCCGTCTGCTGGAGCGTGCATCACGCGTTAACGCTGAGTACGTTGAAGCATTCACCAAAGGTGAAGTGAAAGGTAAAACCGGTTCTCTGACTGCTCTGCCAATCATTGAAACCCAGGCGGGTGACGTTTCTGCGTTCGTTCCAACCAACGTAATCTCGATTACCGATGGTCAGATCTTCCTGGAAACTAACCTGTTTAACTCCGGTATTCGTCCGGCAGTTAACCCGGGTATCTCGGTATCGCGTGTTGGTGGTGCTGCTCAGACCAAGATCATCAAGAAACTGTCCGGTGGTATCCGTACCGCTCTGGCACAGTATCGTGAACTGGCGGCGTTCTCTCAGTTCGCTTCCGATCTGGATGAAGCAACCCGTAAACAGCTGAGCCATGGTCAGAAAGTGACCGAGCTGCTGAAGCAGAAACAGTATGCACCAATGTCTGTTGCACAGCAGGGTCTGGTACTGTTCGCTGCTGAGCGTGGCTTCCTGAATGACGTCGAACTGGCGAAAATCGGTAGCTTCGAAGCAGCGCTGCTGGCTTACGCGGATCGCGATCACGTCGAGCTGATGGCTGAAATCAACCAGTCGGGTAACTATAACAACGAAATCGAAGAGAAGCTGAAAGGCCTCCTCGAAACGTTCAAAGCAACCCAGTCCTGGTAA
- the atpG gene encoding F0F1 ATP synthase subunit gamma, with product MAGAKEIRSKIGSVQNTQKITKAMEMVAASKMRKSQERMAASRPYAETMRTVIGHIALGNLEYKHPYLEERDVKRVGYLVVSTDRGLCGGLNINLFKKLLADMKAWSDKGVESDLAIIGSKGLSFFSSVGTKVVAQVSGMGDKPSVSELIGPVKVMLQAYDEGRLDKLFIVSNKFVNTMSQSPQITQLLPLPPAEDEEDLKKKTWDYLYEPDPKGLLDTLLRRYVESQVYQGVVENLASEQAARMVAMKAATDNGGNLIKELQLVYNKARQASITQELTEIVSGASAV from the coding sequence ATGGCCGGCGCAAAAGAGATACGTAGTAAGATCGGAAGCGTCCAGAATACGCAAAAGATCACCAAAGCGATGGAAATGGTCGCCGCCTCCAAAATGCGTAAATCGCAGGAACGCATGGCAGCCAGCCGTCCTTATGCAGAGACTATGCGCACAGTGATTGGTCACATTGCGCTTGGTAATCTGGAGTACAAGCACCCTTACCTCGAGGAGCGCGACGTTAAGCGCGTCGGCTACCTGGTCGTTTCTACCGACCGCGGGCTTTGTGGTGGTTTGAACATTAACCTGTTCAAAAAATTGCTGGCTGATATGAAAGCCTGGTCTGATAAAGGCGTCGAGAGCGATCTGGCGATTATCGGTTCCAAAGGTCTGTCATTCTTCAGCTCTGTAGGGACTAAAGTGGTTGCTCAGGTCAGCGGTATGGGAGATAAACCTTCCGTATCTGAACTGATTGGCCCGGTAAAAGTCATGCTGCAGGCTTACGATGAAGGCCGCTTAGATAAGCTGTTTATCGTCAGCAACAAATTTGTCAACACCATGTCTCAGTCTCCTCAGATCACTCAGCTGCTGCCATTACCACCGGCAGAAGACGAAGAAGATCTGAAGAAAAAGACCTGGGATTACCTGTATGAGCCGGATCCGAAAGGGCTGCTGGATACTTTACTGCGTCGCTATGTAGAGTCTCAGGTTTACCAGGGTGTTGTAGAAAACCTGGCCAGCGAGCAGGCCGCGCGTATGGTGGCGATGAAAGCTGCAACCGATAACGGCGGTAACCTGATCAAAGAGCTGCAGTTGGTATACAACAAAGCTCGTCAGGCCAGCATCACCCAGGAACTTACCGAGATTGTCTCGGGGGCCTCCGCGGTTTAA
- the atpD gene encoding F0F1 ATP synthase subunit beta, protein MATGKIVQVIGAVVDVEFPQDAVPQVYSALEVQNGDARLVLEVQQQLGGGVVRTIAMGSSDGLKRGLATVDLEHPIEVPVGTATLGRIMNVLGEPIDMKGDIGEEERWAIHRPAPSYEELSSSQELLETGIKVIDLMCPFAKGGKVGLFGGAGVGKTVNMMELIRNIAIEHSGFSVFAGVGERTREGNDFYHEMTDSNVIDKVSLVYGQMNEPPGNRLRVALTGLTMAEKFRDEGRDVLLFVDNIYRYTLAGTEVSALLGRMPSAVGYQPTLAEEMGVLQERITSTKTGSITSVQAVYVPADDLTDPSPATTFAHLDATVVLSRQIASLGIYPAVDPLDSTSRQLDPLVVGQEHYDTARGVQSLLQRYQELKDIIAILGMDELSEDDKLVVARSRKMQRFLSQPFFVAEVFTGSPGKYVSLKDTIRGFKGIMEGEFDHLPEQAFYMVGSIEEAVEKAKKL, encoded by the coding sequence ATGGCTACTGGAAAGATTGTCCAGGTTATCGGCGCCGTGGTGGACGTCGAGTTCCCTCAGGACGCAGTACCACAAGTGTACAGCGCCCTTGAGGTTCAAAATGGTGATGCTCGTCTGGTGCTGGAAGTTCAGCAGCAGCTGGGTGGTGGCGTGGTTCGTACCATCGCCATGGGTTCCTCAGACGGCCTGAAGCGCGGTCTGGCAACGGTTGACCTTGAGCACCCAATCGAAGTACCAGTAGGTACTGCAACACTCGGCCGTATCATGAACGTGCTGGGTGAGCCGATCGATATGAAAGGCGACATCGGTGAAGAAGAGCGTTGGGCTATTCACCGTCCGGCTCCTTCCTATGAAGAGCTGTCCAGCTCTCAGGAACTGCTGGAAACCGGTATCAAAGTAATCGACCTGATGTGTCCGTTCGCTAAGGGCGGTAAAGTCGGTCTGTTCGGTGGTGCGGGTGTTGGTAAAACCGTAAACATGATGGAGCTGATCCGTAACATCGCGATCGAGCACTCAGGTTTCTCGGTATTTGCTGGTGTGGGCGAGCGTACCCGTGAAGGTAACGACTTCTACCACGAAATGACCGATTCCAACGTTATCGATAAAGTTTCCCTGGTGTATGGCCAGATGAACGAGCCGCCGGGTAACCGTCTGCGCGTTGCACTGACCGGCCTGACCATGGCTGAGAAATTCCGTGACGAAGGTCGTGACGTTCTGCTGTTCGTCGACAACATCTATCGTTACACCCTGGCCGGTACAGAAGTATCTGCACTGCTGGGTCGTATGCCATCTGCAGTAGGTTACCAGCCGACTCTGGCAGAAGAGATGGGCGTGCTTCAGGAGCGTATTACCTCCACGAAGACCGGTTCCATCACTTCCGTTCAGGCGGTTTACGTTCCTGCGGATGACTTGACTGACCCATCTCCAGCCACCACCTTTGCGCACCTTGACGCAACCGTGGTACTGAGCCGTCAGATCGCTTCTCTGGGTATCTACCCGGCAGTTGACCCGCTGGACTCCACCAGCCGTCAGCTGGATCCGCTGGTTGTTGGTCAGGAACACTACGACACCGCACGTGGCGTACAGTCCCTGCTGCAGCGTTATCAGGAACTGAAAGACATCATCGCCATCCTCGGTATGGATGAGCTGTCAGAAGACGACAAACTGGTGGTAGCACGCTCTCGTAAGATGCAGCGCTTCCTGTCCCAGCCGTTCTTCGTGGCAGAAGTCTTCACCGGTTCTCCAGGTAAGTATGTGTCGCTGAAAGACACCATCCGTGGCTTTAAAGGCATCATGGAAGGTGAATTCGACCATCTGCCAGAGCAGGCTTTCTACATGGTGGGTTCCATCGAAGAAGCCGTGGAAAAAGCGAAGAAACTGTAA
- a CDS encoding F0F1 ATP synthase subunit epsilon, with translation MAMTYHLDVVSAEEKMFSGLVQKIQVSGSEGELGIFPGHAPLLTAIKPGMIRIVKQNGEEEVIYLSGGVLEVQPGSTTVLADTAIRGTDLDEARALEAKRKAEEHMNSSHGDVDYAQASAELAKAIAKLRVIELTKKAM, from the coding sequence ATGGCTATGACTTATCATCTGGATGTGGTCAGCGCAGAGGAAAAAATGTTCTCTGGTCTGGTACAAAAAATCCAGGTGTCAGGTAGCGAAGGTGAACTGGGTATTTTCCCGGGACACGCCCCGCTGCTCACCGCCATTAAGCCTGGTATGATTCGTATCGTTAAACAGAACGGCGAAGAAGAGGTGATTTACCTCTCCGGCGGCGTACTGGAAGTGCAGCCAGGCTCGACTACCGTGCTGGCTGACACGGCGATTCGCGGAACAGATCTCGACGAAGCGCGAGCGCTGGAAGCGAAACGCAAAGCGGAAGAGCATATGAACAGCTCTCACGGCGATGTCGACTACGCTCAGGCATCGGCTGAACTGGCCAAAGCGATCGCCAAACTGCGCGTTATCGAATTGACCAAGAAAGCGATGTAA
- the glmU gene encoding bifunctional UDP-N-acetylglucosamine diphosphorylase/glucosamine-1-phosphate N-acetyltransferase GlmU, giving the protein MSNSAMSVVILAAGKGTRMYSDLPKVLHTLAGKPMVQHVIDAAKHLGARNVNLVYGHGGDLLKSTLSDDALTWVLQAEQLGTGHAMQQAAPHFADDEDILMLYGDVPLISVETLERLRSAKPQGGIGLLTVKLDNPTGYGRIMRTNGAVVGIVEQKDATAEQLAINEINTGILIANGGDMKRWLGKLTNNNAQGEYYITDIIALAHQEGRKIEAVHPARISETEGVNNRLQLSTLERVYQAEQAEKLLLAGVMLLDPARFDLRGNLQHGRDVIVDTNVIIEGQVQLGNRVKIGAGCIIKNSVIGDDCEISPYSVVEDAELAAACTIGPFARLRPGSELAEGAHVGNFVEMKKARLGKGSKAGHLSYLGDADIGAGVNIGAGTITCNYDGANKFKTVIGDNVFVGSDTQLVAPVTVASGATIAAGTTVMKDITAAELVYNRKEQNHKAGWQRPVKKK; this is encoded by the coding sequence ATGTCAAACAGTGCGATGAGCGTGGTTATTCTTGCTGCTGGCAAGGGAACACGCATGTATTCAGATCTTCCTAAAGTCCTGCATACGCTGGCAGGGAAACCGATGGTTCAACACGTCATTGATGCTGCAAAACATCTTGGCGCACGCAACGTAAACCTGGTTTATGGCCATGGTGGCGATCTGCTTAAATCCACGCTGTCAGATGATGCACTGACCTGGGTACTTCAGGCTGAACAGCTGGGCACCGGCCATGCGATGCAGCAGGCAGCGCCGCACTTTGCTGATGATGAAGATATTCTGATGCTGTATGGCGATGTACCACTAATCTCGGTTGAAACGCTGGAGCGTTTGCGCAGTGCCAAACCGCAGGGCGGCATTGGTTTACTGACGGTAAAACTGGATAACCCAACCGGCTATGGTCGCATTATGCGTACCAATGGCGCGGTAGTGGGGATTGTCGAGCAGAAGGATGCCACCGCTGAGCAGCTGGCGATCAACGAAATCAACACCGGCATTCTGATTGCCAACGGTGGTGATATGAAACGCTGGTTAGGCAAGCTGACTAACAACAATGCGCAGGGTGAGTACTACATCACCGATATTATCGCCCTCGCCCATCAGGAAGGCCGTAAGATTGAAGCGGTACATCCGGCGCGTATCAGCGAAACCGAAGGCGTGAATAATCGTCTGCAGCTCTCTACTCTTGAGCGGGTGTATCAGGCCGAACAGGCAGAAAAATTGCTGCTGGCCGGCGTTATGTTGCTGGATCCGGCGCGCTTTGATTTACGCGGTAATCTGCAACACGGTCGTGATGTGATCGTTGATACCAATGTGATCATTGAAGGTCAGGTGCAGCTGGGTAATCGCGTCAAAATCGGTGCGGGCTGCATCATTAAAAACAGCGTGATTGGTGATGATTGTGAAATCAGTCCCTACAGCGTTGTGGAAGATGCCGAACTGGCTGCTGCCTGCACCATCGGGCCATTTGCCCGTTTGCGTCCGGGTAGTGAACTGGCAGAAGGTGCTCACGTCGGTAATTTCGTTGAGATGAAAAAAGCGCGGCTGGGCAAAGGCTCAAAAGCCGGCCATCTGAGCTATCTTGGCGACGCTGATATTGGTGCCGGCGTTAATATCGGTGCCGGAACTATTACCTGTAACTACGACGGTGCGAATAAGTTTAAAACCGTGATTGGCGATAACGTATTTGTTGGCTCTGATACCCAACTGGTGGCACCGGTAACGGTGGCCAGTGGCGCAACTATCGCGGCAGGTACGACGGTAATGAAAGACATTACCGCCGCCGAACTGGTTTATAACCGCAAAGAACAGAATCATAAAGCCGGCTGGCAACGCCCGGTTAAGAAAAAATAG
- the glmS gene encoding glutamine--fructose-6-phosphate transaminase (isomerizing) — MCGIVGAVAQRDIAEILLEGLRRLEYRGYDSAGLAVVDQHGHVTRLRRLGKVQKLAEAAEETQLVGGTGIAHTRWATHGEPSEANAHPHISEHIIIVHNGIIENHEPLRALLIERGYRFASETDTEVVAHLVHWEQKQGGTLRDVVLRVIPQLRGAYGMVIMDSRDPSLVIAARSGSPLVIGRGVGENFIASDQLALLPVTRRFIYLEEGDIAEVTRRDVTIVDRNGETVQRQEIESKVQYDAGDKGIYRHYMQKEIYEQPMAIKNTLAGRFSHGEVDLSELGDNANTLLSQVEHIQIVACGTSYNSGMVSRYWFEALANVPCDVEIASEFRYRKSAVRKNSLLITLSQSGETADTLAALRLSKELGYLGSLAICNVAGSSLVRESDLALMTKAGTEIGVASTKAFTTQLTVLLMLVAKLGRLKGVDAQIEHDIVHGLQALPSRIEQMLSQDKLIESLAEDFSDKHHALFLGRGDQYPIAMEGALKLKEISYIHAEAYAAGELKHGPLALIDADMPVIVVAPNNELLEKLKSNIEEVRARGGLLYVFADQDAGFSDSEGMRIIPLPHVEDVIAPIFYTVPLQLLSYHVALIKGTDVDQPRNLAKSVTVE; from the coding sequence ATGTGTGGAATTGTTGGCGCAGTAGCGCAACGTGATATCGCAGAAATTCTTCTCGAAGGTCTGCGTCGCCTGGAATACCGTGGATATGACTCTGCGGGCCTGGCAGTCGTCGATCAGCATGGCCATGTAACGCGTTTGCGTCGCCTGGGTAAAGTACAAAAGCTGGCCGAGGCCGCTGAGGAAACGCAGCTGGTGGGCGGTACGGGTATCGCTCATACCCGTTGGGCAACGCACGGTGAACCTTCCGAGGCCAATGCGCACCCGCATATTTCAGAACATATCATCATTGTTCACAACGGCATTATTGAGAACCATGAGCCACTGCGCGCTTTATTGATTGAGCGTGGCTACCGCTTTGCGTCAGAAACCGACACCGAAGTGGTGGCGCATCTGGTGCACTGGGAGCAAAAACAGGGTGGCACACTGCGTGATGTGGTGCTGCGAGTGATTCCACAGCTGCGTGGCGCTTATGGCATGGTCATCATGGACAGCCGCGATCCGTCGCTGGTGATTGCCGCTCGCTCCGGAAGTCCACTGGTTATTGGCCGTGGCGTCGGTGAAAACTTTATTGCTTCTGACCAGCTGGCACTGCTGCCGGTCACTCGTCGCTTTATCTACCTCGAAGAAGGTGATATTGCCGAAGTGACGCGCCGTGATGTGACGATTGTCGATCGCAACGGTGAAACCGTGCAGCGTCAGGAAATTGAATCCAAAGTGCAGTATGACGCCGGTGATAAAGGCATCTACCGTCACTATATGCAGAAAGAGATTTATGAACAGCCAATGGCGATCAAAAACACCTTAGCCGGTCGTTTCAGCCATGGCGAAGTTGATCTCTCCGAACTGGGTGACAATGCCAATACGCTGTTAAGCCAGGTTGAGCACATCCAGATCGTGGCCTGCGGCACCTCGTATAACTCCGGAATGGTGTCACGTTACTGGTTCGAAGCGCTGGCTAACGTGCCCTGTGATGTGGAAATTGCCTCAGAATTCCGCTACCGCAAATCAGCAGTACGTAAAAACAGCCTGCTGATTACGCTGTCGCAATCGGGTGAAACCGCTGACACGCTGGCGGCACTGCGTCTGTCAAAAGAGTTGGGTTACCTCGGTTCACTGGCCATCTGTAACGTCGCTGGCTCTTCGCTGGTGCGTGAGTCTGACCTCGCATTGATGACCAAAGCCGGTACCGAAATTGGCGTCGCTTCTACCAAGGCTTTTACCACTCAGCTGACGGTATTACTGATGCTGGTGGCGAAGTTAGGTCGTCTGAAAGGTGTCGATGCGCAGATTGAACACGATATCGTGCATGGTTTGCAGGCATTGCCAAGCCGCATCGAGCAGATGCTGTCTCAGGATAAGCTGATCGAATCGCTGGCTGAAGATTTCTCCGATAAGCATCACGCACTGTTCCTTGGCCGTGGCGACCAGTATCCGATCGCGATGGAGGGCGCGCTGAAGCTGAAAGAGATCTCCTATATTCATGCTGAAGCCTATGCGGCGGGTGAACTGAAGCACGGTCCGCTGGCATTGATCGATGCGGATATGCCGGTCATCGTGGTGGCACCTAATAACGAGCTGCTGGAAAAACTGAAGTCAAACATTGAAGAAGTGCGTGCGCGTGGTGGTTTACTCTACGTGTTTGCCGACCAGGATGCCGGTTTCAGCGACAGCGAAGGGATGAGGATTATTCCTCTGCCACATGTAGAAGATGTGATTGCCCCGATCTTCTACACCGTACCGTTGCAGCTGTTGTCTTATCATGTCGCGTTGATTAAAGGGACTGACGTCGATCAGCCACGTAATCTGGCGAAATCGGTTACCGTCGAGTAA
- a CDS encoding lytic polysaccharide monooxygenase, with the protein MFSRKLLAILVGGAGLSVTSLAFGHGSLIDPPSRQAACILEGTQNSGICSEADAKSGGGTFGDWQSFSDNLEGNRDAEDAMANIPGNLICSGKHKGTGFNMASDKWKVSLVKPDAMGKVKMRYGFTAPHDYSFTEFWITKEGFDPTKKAISWGDLQLIGKIDNSHNPSPIAAGKLVNLRAYEDFNVVIPEGRTGRAVIFSRWQRIGQQGTFETEGFYNCSDVNITARGSDIIPPVPVPDPDPIEDPAPTDWYKYANFADHQTPVIGSTVIFRVIGGARGIELVQIRKTITADNLGDKWISELATDINRNHSNLVLVGQQSQSGNIVFNEQQLRGNSIFLNHKSNSAVLSVEAPVNAPIAIVPANFEVVSPSGAAAAYIMDGSNSQNAESYSWKVVGGQGTFWLQEQEGSQWVSTLNKPVVHALIPENTKGTAIYELTVTSKNGVTHSNRVTVTVKDKENHPDPSVKEWETGIDYKADDTVIYEGKKYRCRQAHPSMAHWSPAEVHSLWLPVD; encoded by the coding sequence ATGTTTAGCAGAAAATTATTAGCCATCCTGGTTGGCGGTGCGGGGCTTTCAGTCACTTCTCTGGCTTTTGGCCATGGTTCATTAATCGATCCTCCTTCTCGTCAGGCAGCCTGCATACTGGAAGGCACACAGAATAGCGGCATTTGCTCTGAAGCCGATGCGAAAAGTGGGGGAGGTACTTTTGGTGACTGGCAATCCTTCAGTGACAATCTTGAAGGTAATCGCGATGCAGAAGATGCGATGGCAAATATTCCCGGCAATTTAATTTGTAGTGGCAAACATAAAGGCACCGGCTTTAATATGGCCAGTGACAAATGGAAAGTGTCATTAGTTAAGCCCGATGCCATGGGCAAAGTAAAAATGCGTTATGGTTTTACCGCACCACACGATTATTCATTTACTGAATTCTGGATTACTAAAGAAGGCTTCGACCCGACAAAAAAAGCGATTAGCTGGGGCGATCTGCAACTAATTGGTAAAATTGATAATTCCCATAATCCGTCGCCAATTGCGGCCGGTAAACTGGTTAACCTCAGAGCCTATGAGGACTTCAATGTCGTCATCCCTGAAGGTCGTACCGGTCGGGCGGTAATTTTTAGCCGCTGGCAACGTATCGGACAGCAAGGGACTTTTGAAACCGAAGGTTTCTATAACTGTAGCGACGTCAATATCACCGCGCGCGGCAGCGATATTATCCCTCCCGTACCGGTACCCGATCCGGACCCCATTGAAGATCCGGCACCCACAGACTGGTATAAATACGCCAATTTTGCCGATCATCAGACTCCAGTGATCGGCAGCACGGTGATATTCCGTGTGATTGGCGGCGCGCGTGGTATCGAGCTGGTTCAAATCCGTAAAACAATTACCGCTGACAATTTGGGTGATAAATGGATTAGCGAGCTGGCGACGGATATTAACCGCAATCACTCTAATCTGGTGCTGGTTGGTCAGCAGAGTCAGTCGGGTAATATTGTATTTAACGAGCAGCAACTGCGCGGTAACAGCATCTTCCTCAATCATAAGAGCAACTCGGCAGTACTGTCGGTAGAAGCGCCGGTGAACGCCCCGATCGCTATCGTGCCAGCCAACTTTGAGGTGGTAAGCCCATCTGGTGCTGCAGCGGCCTATATTATGGATGGCTCCAACAGTCAGAATGCTGAAAGTTACAGCTGGAAAGTTGTCGGGGGTCAGGGGACGTTCTGGTTGCAGGAGCAGGAAGGGAGTCAGTGGGTATCGACGCTGAATAAACCCGTCGTTCACGCCCTGATTCCTGAGAACACCAAAGGTACTGCGATTTATGAACTGACGGTGACATCTAAAAATGGTGTAACCCATTCAAACCGCGTAACCGTAACGGTAAAAGATAAAGAGAATCACCCGGACCCTTCAGTTAAGGAATGGGAAACCGGCATAGATTATAAAGCCGACGATACCGTGATCTACGAAGGTAAAAAATATCGCTGCCGCCAGGCCCACCCTTCAATGGCTCACTGGAGCCCGGCTGAGGTGCACTCTTTATGGCTTCCGGTTGACTGA